From Leptotrichia wadei, one genomic window encodes:
- a CDS encoding amino acid ABC transporter ATP-binding protein has protein sequence MIKVENLKKQYGDNVVLKDISLYVEKGEAISVIGPSGSGKSTFLRCINGLEELSGGHICVDEFDLADKNLNIDKFREKVGMVFQNFNLFPHLTVLQNITLAPVTLKKVTKLEAIKLGKELLEKVGLLDKADVYPSSLSGGQKQRVAIARALAMKPEALLFDEPTSALDPEMVGEVLKVMKDLAKEGMTMIVVTHEMGFAREVCDRVIFMADGEIVEQGKPEEVFLNPKNERTQNFLKVL, from the coding sequence ATGATTAAAGTAGAAAATTTGAAAAAACAGTATGGAGATAATGTTGTTTTAAAAGATATAAGCCTTTATGTAGAAAAAGGGGAAGCGATAAGTGTGATTGGACCGTCAGGTTCGGGGAAAAGTACATTTTTAAGATGTATAAATGGGCTTGAAGAATTATCTGGCGGACATATTTGCGTGGACGAATTTGACCTTGCGGATAAAAATTTGAACATTGACAAATTTCGTGAAAAAGTTGGAATGGTTTTTCAAAATTTTAATTTATTTCCACATTTAACAGTTTTGCAGAACATAACTCTAGCTCCAGTAACGCTAAAAAAAGTGACAAAGTTAGAAGCTATAAAATTGGGAAAAGAACTGCTTGAAAAAGTTGGACTTTTAGATAAAGCCGATGTTTATCCATCAAGTTTGTCTGGTGGGCAAAAACAAAGAGTGGCAATTGCAAGAGCTCTCGCTATGAAACCGGAAGCATTACTGTTTGATGAGCCGACAAGTGCGTTAGATCCTGAAATGGTTGGAGAAGTTTTGAAAGTTATGAAGGATTTGGCTAAAGAAGGAATGACAATGATTGTTGTGACGCATGAAATGGGATTTGCAAGGGAAGTTTGTGACAGAGTCATTTTTATGGCTGATGGTGAAATTGTGGAGCAGGGAAAACCTGAAGAAGTGTTTTTGAATCCCAAAAATGAGAGAACTCAGAATTTTTTGAAGGTGCTGTAA